TCTCCATAATTAACCGCTTTGCGCGCATCACTCCCGGCAAAGATAATATCCTCCATCTTGCCGCCGCGAAGCGATTTGGCACTTTGCTCGCCGAGCACCCAGCGGATCCCATCGGAAATGTTGCTCTTACCGCTGCCATTCGGACCTACAACGGCTGTAATTCCCCGGACAAATTCCATCTCCGTCTTGTCGGCAAACGATTTAAATCCTGCTAACTCGATCCGTTTCAAAAACATATTCGATCTATCACCTCTCCTGCTATTGTACCACAAGTAGAATCGGCTTCACCGCCGTCTTTGGACGAGGTCCATTAACGTAATAAGCAGCTGTCCCTTTATAAAGACAGACAACGAAAAGAGCAAAAAACAGTCATCCTATCCGGGTCCGGTTATCCGCTTGACTGCTCTTTGCTCTTTGTTTGTCATCACATCAGCGAAGCTTTAGGCATCCGCACGTTTCAGCTGCTTTAGGGCTACTGCCGCTGCCTGCTGCTCGGCTTCTTTCTTGGATCTGCCGCTTCCACGTCCAAGACATTCGCTTCCCATGTAAACCTCCGAGACAAACTCCCGCTCATGTGCCGGTCCTCGCTCTTCTACGATACGATATTCCAGTGCGCCCATGCCGTGATGCTGGGTCAGTTCCTGAAGCTCGGTCTTATAATCGCTCATCTGCGGACGACCGTTGACGGTCACCGTGGGAAAGACATGGTCGCTTAAAAACCGGCGAACCGCTTCCAATCCCTGATCCAGATAAAGCGCCCCCACAAATGACTCAAATACGTCTGCCAGAAGAGCCGGGCGGGTTCGACCGCCCGTCATTTCCTCTCCTTTGCCTAGCAGAACGTAACGTCCAAAATCCAGACCTACAGCGAATTGAACCAAGGAAGGCTCGCATACGATAGCGGCCCGCAGCTTGGTTAACTCACCTTCCGGACGGTCCGGAAATAGGTTGTATAAGAATTCGCTCACCGTCAGCTCCAGAACAGCATCCCCGAGAAATTCAAGACGCTCGTTGTCCTGGCTCTGACTGAAGCGATGTTCGTTTACATAAGATGCGTGGGTAAAGGCCTGCTTCAGCAGCATTGCATTGCGAAACTGGATTTGAAGTTTATGCTGTAACTGCTTCAGATCTCCACTCAACACACTGTCCCCTTACTCGGCGTATTTTTTCAGGATAATCGTAGCATTATGCCCGCCAAATCCAAACGAATTGGACATGACGATATCCAAATCGGCTTTACGCGGGTGATTCGGTACATAGTCAAGATCACACTCCGGATCTTGATCCTCCAGGTTAATCGTTGGTGCAATGATTTGGTTCTTCAAGCTCAGTCCGCAGATAACGGCCTCAACGCCGCCAGCAGCCCCAAGCAAATGACCTGTCATCGACTTGGTTGAACTAACGGCCACTTTATAGGCATGGTCACCGAGAGCCATCTTAACGGCCTTCGTTTCCGAGCGGTCACCCACCGGCGTTGAAGTCCCGTGAGCATTAATGTAATCCACTTCCTCCGGCGCAATGCCTGCGTCACGGATCGCCATCTTCATGCAGCGGGCTGCTCCATCCGGATCCGGCTCGGTAATATGATGGGCATCGGCACTAAGGCCATAGCCAACCACCTCGGCATAAATGTTGGCACCGCGTTTCAACGCATGCTCCAGGGATTCGATCACAAGTACGCCAGCGCCTTCACCCATTACAAAACCGTCGCGGCCGGTATCGAATGGCCGACTGGCTTTCTCCGGCTCGTCATTGCGGGTTGACATTGCACGCATAGCGCAGAAACCAGCCATCCCTGTTGGACGAATGGTTGCCTCCGCCCCGCCGCAGATCATGACATCCGCATCACCACGCTGAATCAGACGATATGAATCGCCGATCGAATGTGTTCCGGTAGCACAAGCCGTAACCTGTGTGGTGTTCGGACCCTTGGCTCCCAGATTGATCGACATCTGGCCTGAGGCCATGTTTGCGATCATCATCGGAATAAAGAATGGGCTTACACGTTTCGGGCCCTTCTCGAGCAGGATATTATGCTGATCCTCCCAAGTTCCCAAACCGCCGATACCCGATCCGATCGATACGCCAACACGCTCTGCATCGGCATTCACTCCAATTTCAAGACCACTGTCCTCAAGCGCCTTCGAACCGGCTGCAACCGCAAGCTGTACAAATCGGTCCATCCTGCGGGCTTCTTTGCGATCCATGTAATCCTCAGGATTAAAATCCTTCATGGATGCTGCAATTTGCGTTGTGTAATCACTCACATCAAATGCTTCGATGCGGGATACGCCAGACTTGCCTTCCATCAAACTGTTCCAGAATGTATCCAGGTCTTGACCAATCGAAGTCATGACTCCCATTCCTGTTACAACGACTCTATGTTTCAAACAGACTCACCTCTATGTGGACTGCCCGTCCATCTATGAGGCCGCACACGCAGACTCATGATAACGAAGGCAGTAATAATCTATCACTTGTTCGTGCTAAAGCTTGGATTGAATGTGGAGAAGTCCCGTCTTGCTAAAGAACGGGACTTAACTGTAATGACTTAGGTATGAGATTGTATGTAATTTACAACTTCACCTACGGTCGTAATTTTCTCCGCATCTTCATCAGAGATCTCCATATCAAACTCATCTTCCAACTCCATCACCAATTCAACTACATCGAGAGAATCAGCTCCAAGGTCGTCTTTGAAAGATGCTTCTAATGTTACGTCGGCTTCGTCAACACCCAGGCGGTCGATAACGATGCGTTTCACGCGTTCCAATACATCGGACATCCGGCTCACCTCCTCTTGGTAATTATACGAGATATGACTTCAAATTGCCATAGAAGGCATTTGAAAACGTTTTAATGCCCGGCGGCCAGCGCCGGAACAGTAGCGGCGTCTACATATACATGCCGCCATCCACATGCAGGACTTGTCCAGTCATATAGGATGCACTGGAAGATGCTAGAAAAGCAACCACGCCGGCAATCTCCTCCGGCTGACCCAGTCGGGCGAGCGGAATTCCGCCAAGCAGGCCTTCCCGCATGTCCTCAGGAAGTTCCCGGGTCATATCGGTATCGATAAAACCAGGAGCCACAGCGTTCACCGTAATCCCGCGGGAAGCCAATTCCCGCGCGGCTGATTTGGTCAGACCGATGACTCCGGCTTTGGCCGCAACATAGTTGGCTTGCCC
Above is a window of Paenibacillus sp. FSL K6-1330 DNA encoding:
- the fabF gene encoding beta-ketoacyl-ACP synthase II gives rise to the protein MKHRVVVTGMGVMTSIGQDLDTFWNSLMEGKSGVSRIEAFDVSDYTTQIAASMKDFNPEDYMDRKEARRMDRFVQLAVAAGSKALEDSGLEIGVNADAERVGVSIGSGIGGLGTWEDQHNILLEKGPKRVSPFFIPMMIANMASGQMSINLGAKGPNTTQVTACATGTHSIGDSYRLIQRGDADVMICGGAEATIRPTGMAGFCAMRAMSTRNDEPEKASRPFDTGRDGFVMGEGAGVLVIESLEHALKRGANIYAEVVGYGLSADAHHITEPDPDGAARCMKMAIRDAGIAPEEVDYINAHGTSTPVGDRSETKAVKMALGDHAYKVAVSSTKSMTGHLLGAAGGVEAVICGLSLKNQIIAPTINLEDQDPECDLDYVPNHPRKADLDIVMSNSFGFGGHNATIILKKYAE
- the rnc gene encoding ribonuclease III, which produces MSGDLKQLQHKLQIQFRNAMLLKQAFTHASYVNEHRFSQSQDNERLEFLGDAVLELTVSEFLYNLFPDRPEGELTKLRAAIVCEPSLVQFAVGLDFGRYVLLGKGEEMTGGRTRPALLADVFESFVGALYLDQGLEAVRRFLSDHVFPTVTVNGRPQMSDYKTELQELTQHHGMGALEYRIVEERGPAHEREFVSEVYMGSECLGRGSGRSKKEAEQQAAAVALKQLKRADA
- the acpP gene encoding acyl carrier protein yields the protein MSDVLERVKRIVIDRLGVDEADVTLEASFKDDLGADSLDVVELVMELEDEFDMEISDEDAEKITTVGEVVNYIQSHT